A genome region from Oncorhynchus gorbuscha isolate QuinsamMale2020 ecotype Even-year linkage group LG26, OgorEven_v1.0, whole genome shotgun sequence includes the following:
- the LOC124016085 gene encoding lysozyme G-like: MGSHEMARELPNMNNYKSIIKRVGHNHGVEPSIIAGIISRETRAGTGAGLVNGWGDNGNAFGLMQVDKNWHVPLGRWDSEEHLSQATGILVGIIGSVQRKFPSWTKEQQLRGGLAAYNVGLDNVHCYSRVDEMTTGGDYSMDVLTRAQFYRRNGY; this comes from the exons ATGG GATCTCATGAAATGGCAAGAGAACTGCCAAACATGAACAACTATAAGTCCATCATAAAGCGAGTGGGGCATAACCATGGAGTGGAGCCATCCATCATAGCTGGGATCATCTCACGAGAGACCAGGGCTGGGACAGGAGCAGGACTGGTCAATGGTTGGGGGGACAATGGAAATGCATTTGGACTCATGCAG gtTGACAAAAACTGGCACGTTCCACTGGGGAGATGGGACAGTGAGGAACATCTGAGTCAAGCAACTGGGATACTCGTTGGTATAATTGGATCGGTTCAGAGAAAATTCCCTTCATGGACCAAAGAGCAGCAGCTGAGAG GAGGGTTAGCAGCCTACAATGTGGGGCTGGATAATGTCCACTGTTACAGTAGAGTGGATGAGATGACCACTGGGGGGGACTACTCCATGGATGTTCTTACCAGAGCTCAATTTTACAGACGTAATGGTTATTAA
- the LOC124015279 gene encoding lysozyme g-like — translation MAFLWAWLGDFMKVKSKYGDIMEVKTTGASKETADADGHASGYSGVTASERMAEYDKDDIKEYIDIIREVEKENEIAPALICGIISRETRGGRAIRKPSPPIVPKQGWGDYGRGFGLMQVDVDPQEKG, via the exons ATGG CATTCCTGTGGGCATGGCTTGGAGACTTTATGAAGGTCAAGTCAAAGTATGGAGACATTATGGAGGTTAAAACTACTGGTGCCTCTAAGGAGACAGCAGATGCTGACGGCCATGCTAGCG GTTATAGCGGGGTGACTGCATCTGAGAGAATGGCAGAGTATGACAAAGATGACATAAAGGAATACATTGACATcatcagagaggtggagaaagagaatgaaataGCCCCGGCTCTCATCTGTGGCATCATCTCAAGAGAGACCAGAGGTGGGAGAGCAATACGTAAACCGTCCCCACCAATCGTCCCAAAACAAGGCTGGGGGGACTATGGAAGAGGCTTTGGGCTAATGCAG GTTGACGTGGACCCACAagaaaaggggtga
- the LOC124016438 gene encoding lysozyme G-like, translating into MAFLWAWLGDFMKVKSKYGDIMEVKTTGASKETADADGHASGYSGVTKYIDIIREVEKENEIAPALICGIISRETRGGRAIRKPSPPIVPKQGWGDYGRGFGLMQVQSPNLSFRKQENHSTDLQAKTLAKLASQHWSQHGTASPWNASTPCSPCPDEFRLL; encoded by the exons ATGG CATTCCTGTGGGCATGGCTTGGAGACTTTATGAAGGTCAAGTCAAAGTATGGAGACATTATGGAGGTTAAAACTACTGGTGCCTCTAAGGAGACAGCAGATGCTGACGGCCATGCTAGCG GTTATAGCGGGGTGACT AAATACATTGACATcatcagagaggtggagaaagagaatgaaataGCCCCGGCTCTCATCTGTGGCATCATCTCAAGAGAGACCAGAGGTGGGAGAGCAATACGTAAACCGTCCCCACCAATCGTCCCAAAACAAGGCTGGGGGGACTATGGAAGAGGCTTTGGGCTAATGCAG GTGCAGAGCCCCAACCTCAGTTTTCGCAAGCAGGAGAATCACAGCACCGACCTTCAAGCTAAGACCCTGGCTAAGCTGGCGAGtcaacattggagtcaacatgggacagcCTCCCCGTGGAATgcttcgacaccttgtagtccatgcccggATGAATTCAGGCTGCTCTGA